A window of the Lactuca sativa cultivar Salinas chromosome 5, Lsat_Salinas_v11, whole genome shotgun sequence genome harbors these coding sequences:
- the LOC111903543 gene encoding B3 domain-containing protein Os04g0386900, which yields MDPSPSNFDPQKTYQSTIPKTQEDDEFWPLSGKPYFYVVLNKLHLATRFQMTFPRRLSEKLPVAMVSAKIVCRGKVWDLVYIGDQGTKKFENQTWEKFVIDNNLAVGDVCLFELMEGSVNGGIVKFKVQILRDNFPSELVEKAEGHNMNNPIDIE from the exons ATGGATCCATCACCAAGCAATTTTGATCCCCAAAAAACTTATCAATCCACAATACCTAAAACACAAGAAGATGATGAATTCTGGCCACTATCTGGGAAACCATATTTCTATGTGGTTCTTAACAAATTACACCTTGCAACCAGGTTTCAAATG ACATTTCCACGTAGACTATCGGAAAAGCTTCCTGTTGCTATGGTTTCTGCTAAGATTGTGTGCAGAGGAAAGGTGTGGGATCTGGTTTACATTGGTGATCAAGGTACTAAAAAGTTTGAAAACCAAACATGGGAAAAATTTGTGATAGACAACAATCTTGCAGTTGGAGATGTTTGTTTGTTTGAGTTAATGGAGGGAAGCGTAAATGGTGGTATTGTTAAGTTCAAAGTTCAGATTCTTAGAGACAATTTTCCTTCTGAATTGGTAGAGAAAGCAGAAGGGCACAATATGAATAATCCTATAGATATAGAGTAG